Proteins encoded within one genomic window of Saccharopolyspora pogona:
- a CDS encoding serine/threonine protein kinase has product MESHLGDVPYWEVEFDAAGVLRQGGNLPETTAGLRELFVFSHGWNSSFDGARDLYTAMFGLIAGTLSAEQRANTAFVGVLWPALLFPEDAPADTGPPVPRSSATQDLGALASPQPTGETSTGAGLAKALSPAFPNQEERLEEIGQLLDRQPQDRDRLLEFLRLARGLVTTSSNAPEDAGEAAVLSAPPGRVFDAMAALAPVDGGSERALNPFGRMWRGAREALRVLSYYEMKERAGVVGRDGLGPLLGQVAHTIPGVRVHLLGHSFGARLVSFALSGLPPELRGANSPVKSLYLLQGAFSHFAFAPRAPVRDGAGVLADCVDRVDGPLVCTFSEADRAVAWWYPNASRLAWQDAELVDRINYRWGAMGYDGYQQSGAQTVKMAQQGTDYGFQPGVLYRLDANDVINRNLSWFAQAHSDIRHPEVAWAAVSAARSLRR; this is encoded by the coding sequence ATGGAGTCACATCTCGGCGATGTGCCGTACTGGGAGGTCGAGTTCGATGCAGCGGGCGTGCTCCGCCAGGGTGGAAACCTGCCCGAGACCACCGCGGGGCTGCGCGAGCTCTTCGTCTTCAGCCATGGCTGGAACAGCTCCTTCGACGGGGCACGTGACCTGTACACGGCGATGTTCGGACTCATCGCGGGGACGCTCTCGGCCGAGCAGCGGGCGAATACGGCGTTCGTCGGCGTGCTGTGGCCCGCACTGCTGTTCCCCGAGGACGCCCCGGCAGACACCGGCCCGCCGGTCCCGCGGTCGTCGGCGACGCAGGACCTAGGAGCTCTGGCGTCCCCACAACCCACCGGGGAGACGTCCACCGGTGCCGGCCTCGCGAAGGCGCTCTCGCCTGCTTTCCCGAACCAGGAGGAGCGGCTGGAGGAGATAGGCCAGCTGCTCGACCGGCAGCCGCAGGACCGGGACCGGCTCTTGGAGTTCCTCCGCCTGGCGAGAGGACTCGTGACCACTTCCAGCAACGCCCCGGAGGACGCGGGCGAAGCAGCGGTGCTCAGCGCACCACCGGGACGGGTGTTCGACGCGATGGCGGCCCTCGCACCCGTCGACGGCGGAAGTGAGCGGGCGCTCAACCCGTTCGGGCGGATGTGGCGGGGAGCGCGAGAGGCGTTGCGGGTACTCAGCTATTACGAGATGAAGGAACGCGCCGGGGTGGTCGGCCGCGACGGCCTCGGCCCCCTGCTCGGACAGGTGGCGCACACCATCCCCGGCGTGCGCGTGCATCTCCTCGGCCACAGCTTCGGCGCCCGGCTCGTTTCGTTCGCCCTCAGCGGGCTCCCGCCTGAGCTGCGTGGCGCGAACAGCCCGGTCAAATCCCTTTACCTGCTGCAGGGCGCTTTCAGCCACTTCGCGTTCGCACCGCGAGCTCCGGTGCGCGACGGCGCCGGTGTGCTGGCCGATTGCGTCGACCGGGTCGACGGCCCGCTCGTGTGCACGTTCAGCGAGGCCGACCGCGCAGTCGCCTGGTGGTATCCCAACGCCAGCAGGCTGGCGTGGCAGGACGCCGAGTTGGTGGACCGGATCAACTACCGCTGGGGAGCGATGGGCTACGACGGTTACCAGCAGAGCGGAGCCCAGACCGTCAAGATGGCCCAGCAGGGCACGGACTACGGGTTCCAGCCGGGCGTGCTCTACCGTCTCGACGCCAACGACGTCATCAACCGGAACTTGTCCTGGTTCGCCCAGGCCCACTCCGACATCCGGCATCCGGAGGTGGCGTGGGCCGCGGTCTCGGCCGCTCGATCGCTGCGCAGGTGA
- a CDS encoding DNA/RNA non-specific endonuclease has protein sequence MRHKLSVPLNITVEVGESTAAGIAQVEYLDGTPLEISRPSSYYEGYTGYDPEFLGPELPLPELSDEQRRNAATTNNVPPGGDPTVLPYTHFSIVVNRRRQLAYYTAVNIDGSRSVDFQRLADKWYFDSRIAESEQIGEALYRRNALDRGHLVRRLDPVWGDDLARANDDTFHFTNCAPQHEKFNQGKELWQGLENFILENADLTDKKMTVFTGPVMADDDPLYKGVRLPLAFWKVVGYCKPAGALRISAYLLEQTQLIEDMLPFEAVFDAGTYRVSLEQLRERAGLDFQYLEPHETPLTSDGLEARVDRVPLKDDYSNLVL, from the coding sequence ATGCGACACAAGCTGTCCGTTCCGCTCAACATCACGGTAGAAGTGGGGGAATCGACCGCCGCTGGAATCGCTCAGGTCGAGTACCTCGATGGCACGCCGCTCGAAATCTCCCGCCCCAGCTCCTACTACGAGGGCTACACCGGGTACGACCCGGAATTCCTCGGGCCCGAATTACCGCTGCCGGAACTATCCGATGAACAGCGCCGCAACGCCGCGACGACCAACAACGTCCCGCCTGGCGGAGATCCCACCGTCCTCCCTTACACGCACTTCAGCATCGTCGTGAACCGGCGCCGACAACTCGCTTACTACACAGCGGTGAACATCGACGGCAGCAGAAGCGTCGATTTCCAGCGGCTGGCGGACAAGTGGTACTTCGACTCCCGCATCGCGGAATCGGAGCAGATCGGCGAGGCCCTCTACCGGCGCAACGCGCTGGACCGGGGGCACCTCGTCCGGCGGCTCGATCCGGTCTGGGGAGACGACCTGGCACGAGCCAACGACGACACGTTCCACTTCACGAACTGCGCGCCGCAGCACGAGAAGTTCAACCAGGGGAAAGAGCTCTGGCAGGGTCTCGAGAACTTCATCCTCGAGAACGCCGACCTCACCGACAAGAAGATGACCGTGTTCACCGGTCCGGTCATGGCCGATGACGACCCGCTGTACAAGGGCGTCCGGCTCCCGCTGGCGTTCTGGAAGGTCGTCGGCTACTGCAAACCCGCTGGTGCGCTGCGCATTTCCGCGTACCTGCTCGAGCAAACGCAACTCATCGAAGACATGCTCCCCTTCGAAGCCGTTTTCGATGCCGGAACGTACCGCGTCTCGCTGGAACAACTGCGAGAACGCGCGGGTCTTGATTTCCAGTACCTCGAACCGCACGAGACCCCCTTGACATCCGACGGGCTCGAAGCGCGGGTGGACCGGGTGCCCTTGAAGGACGACTACTCGAACTTGGTGCTCTAG
- a CDS encoding trypsin-like serine peptidase — MYEDNAAVVRKVAPGRSHYMTKPFVGAEPGELPRLEAESRGHLEELVPAGRTVVRKLLRDGARADVDADERAALEAIVLLMARPALLVQDGRFFPAPQPWTDELEQHRAAIEDVLPRVGRIEVEGHPDIDWVGTGWLAAADVVMTNRHVATEFASNDGRAWSFAPGITGRVDYNEELSASQPRELQLTEIIGMHDAVDLALLRCAPDGPGGAPRMDPLPIARAPGVRSGTKVYVVGYPAADSRRNDPEEMQRIFAGVYNVKRLQPGEVRSASGSVIHDCSTLGGNSGSCLLDLETSMVIGLHFGGRYLQGNEAVPLWRLTGDPLLQRAGVEFS; from the coding sequence TTGTACGAGGACAACGCGGCTGTCGTCCGCAAGGTCGCGCCCGGGCGCTCGCACTACATGACGAAGCCATTCGTTGGTGCCGAGCCGGGCGAGCTGCCACGGCTGGAGGCCGAGTCACGCGGTCACCTGGAGGAGTTGGTCCCGGCCGGGCGCACCGTTGTCCGGAAGCTGCTGCGCGATGGTGCCCGCGCCGACGTCGACGCGGACGAGCGCGCAGCCCTGGAGGCGATCGTCCTGCTCATGGCCAGGCCCGCGCTCCTGGTGCAGGACGGTCGGTTCTTTCCGGCGCCACAACCCTGGACCGACGAACTCGAACAGCACCGGGCCGCCATCGAGGACGTCCTGCCCCGCGTCGGACGGATCGAGGTCGAGGGGCATCCGGACATCGATTGGGTGGGGACCGGTTGGTTGGCGGCAGCGGACGTCGTGATGACCAACCGGCACGTCGCTACCGAGTTCGCCAGCAACGACGGTCGCGCGTGGTCGTTCGCCCCCGGCATAACGGGACGGGTGGACTACAACGAGGAACTGTCGGCTTCGCAGCCCCGAGAGCTGCAGCTGACCGAGATCATCGGCATGCACGACGCAGTCGACCTCGCCTTGCTGCGGTGCGCGCCGGACGGCCCTGGCGGAGCGCCTCGCATGGATCCCCTGCCCATCGCCCGCGCCCCCGGTGTTCGCAGCGGGACCAAGGTGTACGTCGTCGGTTATCCGGCCGCCGACTCCAGGCGCAACGATCCGGAGGAGATGCAGCGGATCTTCGCCGGCGTCTACAACGTCAAGCGACTGCAGCCGGGCGAGGTTCGTTCCGCATCGGGCAGCGTCATCCACGACTGCTCGACCCTCGGCGGCAATTCGGGATCGTGCCTGCTCGACCTCGAAACCTCGATGGTCATCGGCCTGCACTTCGGGGGTCGATACCTCCAGGGCAACGAGGCGGTGCCGCTGTGGCGGCTTACGGGAGACCCGCTCCTCCAGCGGGCCGGGGTGGAATTTTCCTGA